The nucleotide sequence CCCCAGGCTGCTGACAGGTCCTGCTCTGGAGGTGTCTCTGCCCTGCGACACACCGCAGCCCTTGGCAGACAGCAGCAGGGCCTGTGGCTGCACCCTGGCGTGCAGAAGTGGCGAGTGGCCGTGCTCGCTTCAGCCCCCGCAGCACTCTGCTCCCATTTCATTCCTGCCCCCCCATCTGCAGCCCAGCCGCTAGCTGCACCTCTGCCCCACCCCCACACTGATGTTGGGGTGCAGGCACCAGCTTGGTGTTTTACAGAAACACGCAGTCGGAAGAGACCCtcgatcatcaaatccaaccctAACATAACTCTAGCACCAAActatgtccccaagaaccttgtctatgtgcctttgaaacacctccagggatgatgactccaccagtGCCCTGAGCAGCTTGTTctactgcttcacaaccctttctgtgaagaattttttcctaatatcccatctgaaccttccctggtgcaacctgaggccattgcCTCTTGTATTCTGAAGGTGTCCAGCTgtgtgccagggctgctgtgggCACTGTCCTCCAAGCTCTCCCCCACCTGCAGTCCCAGGGAGGTCCCTGCGCACCCCCACACCCTGAGCCCCACCAAAGGGTCATGACTACAAAGTAAGCCCAGCCTTACCTGAGTGTGTGCAGCGGCCTGGCTCTGAGCTGGCCTTTGAGGCAAGGCAGGGCCGCTGCAAGTCCCAGCACAGCGTTAGATTTAGGCTCAAAGCactgaaggaaggaggaagccaactcctgtgtccccagtgaGCTCCAGCCAGGCTTTGCCAGTGAAACCAGGGCTGCTTCTGGAAGGTGCTGAGAAACCGCAGCCTGGAGGCCTGGGGCACTGGGCAGCGCTGAGGCAAGGCTGGAGCGCAGGGAACAAGAATGCTGTGCAGGAACAGTGCTTAAACGCAGGTCCCCAGCTTGGCCTCAGCTGACTTGTAGGACTAGGGTGGAataaagagagggaaaagaCCTTCTGCTCCTGCTAGAATGCTAGGATGGCTTGGAAAAGGAGAGCTTGTGGCTCAGCTTCAGCCACTCAAGACACTGAAGGCATTTAATGGATTTAAATTACTTCTTACTgataatattttgttatttttttaaaaaaatagtaccCAGACAGTAAGAAGATATTTTATTGggagatgcttttaaaaaacattttattgttcGCTATGTGTAATACACCAGTAGCCATTGCCTATGAAGGAAGCATTCAGAGTattataacatatatatatatgaataatAAATAATCTAGTTGTGACATTTTAAGATTGATGgggctttctctttctcttatgTGACTGGTAAGTAGACCTGATTTCTGACAATAAGAATGCTATTGTAATAGAGAGATGACTATACTAATTCTATTCTAATaagtaaaaagataaaaatatttaaattatattaagtATCTAAATTTACATACAGTACCCGTCTTGGTATGTATTTTATTCTAATAAGTGAAGGGGACTGGGTTAATACTGAATATGCAAGTATGTTGTATATACAAGTATCAGTCAATGCTCATGCTCCCATGAAAACAGATTGCTGTAAAATCATACACTAAACAGAATAAACCTATAGTTAGAGGATTTTAATTTCAAGGTTCTGCAAACTGTGAAGTTCAAGATAAACACATTGAGCTGAATATCTTAGCTAAGCTCAAATAAACATCTTGAGTGCTTTTTCACAATTACAGAGCAAAGGCATTTGAATAACAACATACCATGTTATCAGTGGCTACAAGAAGTAACTCCAATTTGCACTATATAATCTCATTGTGAAGGTTTTCCCAGGTCAAAGCTCTTTCTACTTCTCCACCTTAGCAATTTGATAAAGTTAAGACTCGCGCTGAAGATTTTGTCATGATGAAAAACCATTTTGTAGAATATATCAATGGGTAGATCTCCATTtggatctgcgtattttagagTTGTCATTGGAGTATACAAGGTGTTGGTCTGATGGCGAAAAGGTGGGTTGTCTGCAAGAATTATCTTTACTGTATGCTGTCAAGAACAAGAAATAGAATTATTAAAGAACCTTATAATAAAGTAAAAACCTAGTTTTCAGTTAAGCAGAGGAAAAGTGGAAGAATAAAGTACTAGAAGTATGTATGTGtaatttacatttaattaaatCTTATTAAATCTAATGCTTttaccaaaaaaccccaccaaccaTGCACTGCATTGTAaattacaaagaagaaaaacataaaagaaaaaagaagatggaGAATTTTTGATGAGTTACCTCTGCAACGTCTTCAGCACTTTGTCCCAGGCTCTGGAAAatttgtttgtaatttttaaGGTAAATATTAGTAAACATCTCAGCTGTTTCCTCATCTGCAGCTGAAAGATCCATTTTCATTCCATCTTCAAACACTTTTCTTTCAAACTCTGTAACTACCGGGCCTGGTTCAATCAAACTTAACCTGTTCAAAAATCAAAGTTATGCTGGTTATTGACTGTGCTCCGTGGGAAATGCACCTCTCTGCGCTTCTCAGAAAAGAATATTGAAGAGTTGCACTGTGAGTACCTGTTAACAAGCGACATTAAACAGTACATTCTGTAAAGGCAATGCACACCACACACTCCTCTCAGCCAATGTAGCAGTAGAAATCATCGCAGCTTCAATTTCAGGGAAGTGCTGTAATTTAGTTCATGGCAGAAATGAGTGCAGTTGTTATCTGCTGACTCACAGCTGTGGAATCTAAGGATGATTGCTCCATAAGAATTTAccaaatattaagaaaaatactaaaagGATTATAACAAGATTCGTGACTTTCTGGACAAAATCCTACACAGATTTCTCTGTTACAGCTTTCACACAATAATACTAGAAGTagctgaaagaaaggggaggaatTACACAAACATGGATTTGCCTTGTCAAGCTGTCAGTGTTACATAATTCAAGATCCATctacaatattttaataaaacacaataTAGAGAATTTTGCTCTGGGTGAACAGATTTTGACCGCTGCCAAATCTCACTAGTTTATTATAGCAAATCACTCAAATACTAGTCAGTTCTTTCCTGGTTCTTTTCCTCAGGCAGTAATTACTCCCAGCCACTGTGTTTATCAAAACACTCTTCAGGATCAGACCTCTTCTTAGACTTGAGTTCTGATCAGGCTCTTCTTTAGAACTATATCAGGCTATTGCCCCTCAAGGGCTGCTGAAACTaaagccttttcttttgcaTGACTCCTCACACTGGCCCTGGAACTTTTCtcattctacattttttttaaccccctttttttctgtatcttatACTACTGAAATCTTATGAATTCTGGAATATCCTTGTGTATCATTccaacaaatttattttaaattcctcCAGACTTTTCAGAACAGTATGCAAAAAACACAGCTTGGATGCTGCTTTGTCTCTAaaatcccatggcagcagctgtctCTGCTCCCAGAGCACAAGGTCTAAATGCTTATGCACACAGAGATGCAATGGATATTTAACAATTGTTGGAGTTCACACGAAAAATAGTAGCAGAATTACACAAATGTAAATATGCATGTGACAAATCAAACTCCAAAGTCCCACAGATGATGAACAGGACCATTCTCTTACATACATTAAGAAACAGTACACCaccttcacagtatcacagtatgtttgggattggaagggacctcagaagatcatctagtccaatccccctgctggagcaggaacgcctcaCCTCCTGTCTTTATAGGTATCTCACCCTATGTTCCATTTAGATGGATTTCCATTTGGTCTCTCTCTATGATGAGCCCTTTACCTTTTTTATCTGTGAATTGCCTAAGAAGTTTGTTAtcctttctaaagaaaatattacaggTTGATATTATAACTTTATTCCTATGATAGTCTACACAAGAAtctgttttcagaagtgttacataaactgtattttatcCAAAGCTAAACAGCCTTCAACTGTTCAAGAGGAAACGTTTATTTTAGTATCTAGatctttttatttgcttatgtAGTGTGAAGAAACTGGACATTTCTATGCCTTTTGTGATGTTCCATTTCCATGGGTTCCTCAACATATTGCTGCTAGATATAGatattgctgctgctttaaaaatctgtttgctAGCTCTGAATATATTTAAAACTATCCAAAATACAGCTTACACCAGTGGCTGAATACTTACTGCAGCTTGAACTTGAGTGCTTGTATAGCTAAACTTTCACAGAATCCTTCCACAGCAAACTTAGATGCAGCATAAACATCATTAAATAAGATACCTGAGggtacaaacaaaaaagtaatgctacaaagcccttttttccagataataaaaataataacatcttaaaaattcaataaaaatCACTAGAATCTGAGTTaaaactaaaagagaaaaaaaaatcagcactcTGCAGGTTTTGTTGTTAAAATGTCTTGAGAGTAGATGTGTAGTACCATTCTACCTAGACACATAAAAATCAGGTCTAAGTGCTGCGCTTTTTACAGTTAAATCTACAAAGCACAATAGTTAGATGTGCTAGTTCATACTTTTTCCAGATAAAAAGAGGTAAGCTTTAGATTTTGAATGCTGAACTCTTAGTTCAAACAACCAAAAACTCACAACTTGCCTTGTATTCCCATAACACTGCTTATTATAACTATATGGCCgctctttctcctcttcatgTCAGGCAAAATCTCCTTCAGGAGTCGAACCAGTCCAAAGAAGTTGGTATCCATCACAGTTTTCATTTCCTCAATGGTCTGACACTCAATAGGTCCAATGAGCCCCATTCCAGCATTGCTGACTGCACACAATGGAAAACAACGGTGAGCCATAACCTCCATAAACACTAACTTGTAATCTTTACTGGAAAGCACTTGAAAGTAAAATGAGGATTAAGGATTAAATGATCCTTAATAATCCTTAAAGAAAGGATTAAAAGACGTTACTCTGTCACTAAACCTTTGCAAATACACTtgaaatttccatttaaaaaatgtttaattatgCTTTTAATCCAATTTAAATTATCtgatgttttgcattttaactGACTTATTCCTGActagtaatttttctttaaattataaAAAGATTACAGGAAAATGAGCCAAGAATTATCTATATTTGTTTACAATCCAGTGTTAAGGATTAGGGACTACAGACAACACCCACAGGAATGAACAGAAGTCTCCATTCCAAAAATTGGTGGACCAGGCCATATTTTggtctgcttttcattttgttaacATTCACATCTGCaaggtaaaacaaaaacaaaaccaaaaaacaaaccaaaaaaccctcacaaaacaaaagaaaaacaaaccacacacttccattgttgggttttttttcccctcctggaTATTTATAAGTGGGAAATGACTGATAGAACTGACATTCTGCACTAGAACCAGTGTGTCAAATTAGAGTATAATACAGTTTGCAGAAGCAGCTTGTTAAGCAGTGCTTTAATAATTAATCAAAATAAAGGCAGGTCCAAAACTTTCTATTAGAGAAGATTTAATAGTTGATGGTGTAAGCAATTTCCATCTTACTAACAcgttaatatttatttttagccaAGCAGTCTGAAAACACTTCTTGTTGAATGATTTGTAAAGTACAATTCTCAAGACAAAATGGAAGTACCCTTAACGTTCTTTGCATTGCTCTAGTTCCCAAATGCGGTTTGCCTTCCTTGTACATAGGGCTATGCTTCATTGATAAGGCAGAAAGTCTTGTACATGAAGATGCCAATTTAGGCAAAAATTGTCACGTTTAGTACAAACTGTATGATGCAAGACACTTCTCTGTGATCGAGTTTCTCCTTTGTAAACACGGCAAACAAGCTTCCCTACTTCATAGGAGCATTATGAGATTTAATCCATTCATGTCTGCGTGAAGCCTTAAAAATCTTGAGCAGAATACACtatataattattattactttgatccttaaaaaaaatacactaatgAAACTTCTCCAGAgcatttgaaaagctgtttaatAGAAAACTGCTATCTGTTCATGGCACGCACATCGTGTACTTGCCTAGGACGTCAATCCTTCTGTCAGGGATGCTATTCACACAAGTTTTAATAGACTGTTCATCACAAACATCCAGTTGTTTAATTTCGAGGGTTTTGCCCAGCCTGTCACCTGCAGCTTCCTCGAGTGGCTCTTTCTTGGCCAGATTGCGCATCGTGGCATACACTGCAACACACCAGAAGCAACAGTTATCAGAAGTAAAACTTTCCGTGGCAATCTTACTGAGAAGCATTAAAGAATATTGCTTTTACATCTATATCTTAAATATCAGGGATAGAACCCAGATAAAAATTTAAGGTAGAAAGAATCTATTTTCAATATATATTGCCACTGATTTCCCAGAGTCTGTTTCTGAAACCTTAATGAAATTCAAAAGGAGAATTAAACCACTATGCACAGGAAAAACATAGAGTGTATGAAGATAATATTATCACCAAAACTTCAAATAACGACTATCAAGTTATGCCACCAAATAATTTTTAGGTACCTAAAGCCTAATTTTGGATTCTAGAtgtagtgttttgttgtttatttttggttttgttttttttcgggggggttttggttggttgcttttggttttggttttaaacacCGTCAACATGTTCAGCAGAACAACCATAATTTTATTACAAACTGGGATCAGATGCTTCCTTAGGTTtgtaaaaatgtctgtttttgCAAGCTAC is from Columba livia isolate bColLiv1 breed racing homer chromosome 8, bColLiv1.pat.W.v2, whole genome shotgun sequence and encodes:
- the LOC102090380 gene encoding retinol dehydrogenase 8 isoform X1, with the protein product MARRNVLITGCSSGIGFALAVKMAKDEQKRFKVYATMRNLAKKEPLEEAAGDRLGKTLEIKQLDVCDEQSIKTCVNSIPDRRIDVLVSNAGMGLIGPIECQTIEEMKTVMDTNFFGLVRLLKEILPDMKRRKSGHIVIISSVMGIQGILFNDVYAASKFAVEGFCESLAIQALKFKLQLSLIEPGPVVTEFERKVFEDGMKMDLSAADEETAEMFTNIYLKNYKQIFQSLGQSAEDVAEHTVKIILADNPPFRHQTNTLYTPMTTLKYADPNGDLPIDIFYKMVFHHDKIFSASLNFIKLLRWRSRKSFDLGKPSQ
- the LOC102090380 gene encoding retinol dehydrogenase 8 isoform X2; translated protein: MARRNVLITGCSSGIGFALAVKMAKDEQKRFKVYATMRNLAKKEPLEEAAGDRLGKTLEIKQLDVCDEQSIKTCVNSIPDRRIDVLGNNAGMGLIGPIECQTIEEMKTVMDTNFFGLVRLLKEILPDMKRRKSGHIVIISSVMGIQGILFNDVYAASKFAVEGFCESLAIQALKFKLQLSLIEPGPVVTEFERKVFEDGMKMDLSAADEETAEMFTNIYLKNYKQIFQSLGQSAEDVAEHTVKIILADNPPFRHQTNTLYTPMTTLKYADPNGDLPIDIFYKMVFHHDKIFSASLNFIKLLRWRSRKSFDLGKPSQ